The genomic window GCCTTGGAAGGGGGCCTCATAATTGGGTCTGTGTTCGAGTCTCTATGAGGGAAGTTAATTTCTTTAACTAGTTGGTGCTCAccactatacacacacatatgtagatGGGTGGCTAGATCTAGGTGTCCGTGTCTGTGGCTTCCTGTCTGTGTGTCTATTATCTGGCAGCCTGGGTCTGCGCTGGTTTCCATGGGTTTTCATAGGAGGTTGCAACTTTAtggctgcctgcctgtttctctcTCCGAGTATTTGTCAATTTTATGGGTCTTCGGGGCTCTCTCTTTATTAtttgtgtctgtctgcctgtcagCCTCTGTGTGCGTGTCTGTGCCTGTCTCTGATTCTGGGGTTTGTCCCCCCTGGAAGATCTGCAGGTGTGTCCTGGGGACTGTCAGCGGTGCCCCAGCCCTTTGTCCTTGGGACTGTGTCCATCAAGACTGTCGCTTCTTACTGCTGTGTCCTTGGGAGAGCCCGTGGCTCCGGCTGGATGGGAGGAAGTGCTGGGGTGCCTGCGTGGAGCTTCCGCTGAGCTCTGGGCCCCTGGAGAGCAGCCTGgggctggggggggagggaatcagAGCTCCTGGAGGGGAGGTGTGGGAGACAGTGTGTGACTGGGGCCTGAGCCTGACTCAGTGCTGTGTGCCTGGAAGTTCCCCTGATGCTCAGCAGGCCTTGCTCTCCTTGACTCTCTGGGTCTGTCTTGCCTGGATAGAGCATTCTGAACTGaggaggaagacaggaaggagcCAGTCCTGGGGATATCGAGGAGGGGGGTGTCTATTTTCTTGTGCTGGTTTGCCTCTGTATagcagcattattattattattaatccttaccttccatcttagaatcagttctgtatactggatccaaggcagaaaagcagtaagggttaggtaatgggggttaagtgacttgcccaaggtcacaccaccaggaaatatctgagatcagatttggacccaggagtTCCTAGCTCCAGGtctggccttctatccactgagccacctagctgcctctccttTGCATATCttaatatgtcttttttttatctttgttttcttggtaacaactctaagaagagGCAAGGATTAAAcaattggacttaagtgactcacccagggtcacacacccagaaagtatctgagattagagttgaacccaggttctgGGAATTCCAGGTGtggtgctctatgcactgtgacacctagctccCCACTTCGGTATGGGACAGTAATTTATCCACTAGACTTCCTTTCCTGGTGTTCTATAAATGCAAGGAAGGCTTGGGGGAGGGTGAGCAGAGGCTGGGGAATAGATGTTATCTCATAAATTCCAGGATGCTACCATCTGTGCACATGCATGTACATTTACCCCAGAATTTAGGGACCAAAGACTAGAAGGGTtgggataaaaaaacaaaaaagggaccTCTcgtctcccctcccttcccctcccctctcctcctatTCCCCCCACCGCCccgcccctcctcctcctcctcctgcctccCCTGATTGTCCGCTGCTAGTTTGGGCCGGAGCTGCTCTCAGTGGGCCCCCATTAGTGGGAGGAAGCTCGGACATGgcatccctccccatccccacagcTGGGCTTTCTGACGTCACTGgatctgtgtctctgtttctatctctccgTCTCTCGCCGCGTTCTCCCTGACTCTCTGAGCTCGGAAGTTTACCAgctaaaggaagggaggagggggaagggcggGGGGGACAGTTTGCTCTTGTGTTTGCGGCATCACTGGGTGGCACAGATTGTGTCAGTGACAGACGATGCGCCccagccctccccctccccccagggctGCTGTCCCAGAGCCTGGAGTTCAGCTCTCTGGCGGACAACTACACCGTGTGCGAGGGAGACAACGCCACACTCAGGTACAGCCGAGACCCCGCCCCCCGtgcacccctcccccacctctgtCCCAGGTGGCCCCTCCTCCCGAGGTACAGCTTCCCTCTCACCCTAGGTAGGTGCCCCCTTCCGTCCCCCAGGGAGCTCCCTCCCCCAGGGTCCCCAGTCCCCTCCCCCTAGGGCCCGGTGTCCAGGCCGGTGCCAGTCAGAGCCTCCCCCGTGGCCGCAGCTGCTCCATCGACGAGCACGTGACCCGCGTGGCCTGGCTGAACCGCTCGAACATCCTGTATGCCGGCAATGACCGCTGGACCAGCGACCCGCGGGTGCGGCTGCTCACCAACTCTCCCGCCGAGTTCTCCATCCTCATCACCCGCGTAGGCCTGGGCGACGAGGGTCTCTACACCTGCTCCTTCCAGACCCGGCAGCAGCCGCACACGGCCCAGGTCTACCTCATTGTGCACGGTGAGAGCCCCAGCGCGGCTGCCCGGGCAGGGACCGGGGACCCCCGAGAGACGGGGAAGATTGGCACCGAATGGAGACGGAGGGGCAGAGCCGCGGGCACAGGAGAGgagggcaggagggagagggCAAAATGGCCAAGAAAACCGGAACACTGAGGTAGAGACCgaaagaggggaagggggagacagagacacccAGAGAGCCAGAATAAACCAGGAcaagatataaagagaaaaagctAGTAAGTGGAGGaggatgggagagagacagagacagaccgagagacagaggcagagacacacccagagatggagagacagagacacccCGAGGGACAGAATAAACCAAGTCAGGCTTGtagatataaacagaaaaatcTAGTAAGTGGaggatgggagagagacagagacagagacagagacagaccgagagacagaggcagagacacacccagaggtggagagacagagacacccCGAGGGACAGAATAAACCAAGTCAGGCTTGtagatataaacagaaaaatcTAGTAAGTGGaggatgggagagagacagagacagagacagagacagaccgagagacagaggcagagacacacccagaggtggagagacagagacacccCGAGGGACAGAATAAACCAAGTCAGGCTTGtagatataaacagaaaaatcTAGTAAGTGGaggatgggagagagacagagacagagacagagacagaccgagagacagaggcagagacacacccagaggtggagagacagagacacccCGAGGGACAGAATAAACCAAGTCAGGCTTGtagatataaacagaaaaatcTAGTAAGTGGAGgatggaagagagacagagacagagacagagacagaccgagagacagaggcagagacacaccCAGAGGTGGAGGGACAGAATAAACCAAGTCAGGCTTGtagatataaacagaaaaatcTAGTAAGTGGaggatgggagagagacagagtcagagacatcccagagagacagagggggaggagagggagagagcacaaaaaggaaaaggaaagctgGGATGGAGAGTTGGAGCCCCTACCACAGAAAGCAGACCCAGGGACCCAGGGGAAAACAGAAACAAGGATCCAGATAACCACAGAGGATCCAAAGACACAGAGACACCGGCTGCTGCTGCTATTCATAAAGGCTGCTGTTGTAGCAAATGGTTGCAGAGAGAGCCAAAGGAGAACCCCCATTTCCAGGGAGAGAGCTAAAGGGAATGAGCCTGAAACACAAAGGGGAAAGCAGGGCAGACAGGCACAGAGAGGGAGCAGAGGGGGCGAGGTGGAGTCAAAGGAAGAAATGCAGACTCCCAGAGAAAATGCTGAGGAGGGCTTTTCTGCCCACCCCCAGCCCCTTAGGGCCCAGTAGCAGCCAATAACACACAGGCGGTTGCACCTTCCACCATCCACCCCCCGCCAGAGTGGCTCATCTTCACTTTGAGGAAGGAGCTGAAGCCTGGGTCCCCCCAAGGGATAAGACTAGACATGAGAACAGCAGGGTCTCTCAAGGCACAGGAATTAGAAATTGGGCTATCCCTGAGAGGAACAGGGCAGGGCATTCAGGACGCTGAGCTACCTAAGGCAGGCAAGACTCTGGTATCAGATGCCTGGATTTCTTatgagagaagagaatggaaggtTAAAGGACCTGTGTCCCTGGTAGGCGCTGGGGATGGGTCAGGAGCCCAGGATTTCCAGAATCCTTGGAGGGTGCCAGGGAATCAGGAtgtctaaggggggggggggggtcagagaTATGAGATCAGGAACCCTGGGACCCtcggagagaaagaggaggatcCTGAACCATCACCTTctgtctctttcatctctcttcagTCCCTGCCCGAATTGTGAACATCTCCTCTGCGGTGACAGTGAATGAGGGTGGGAATGTGAATCTGCTCTGCCTGGCTGTGGGGAGGCCAGAGCCCACAGTCACCTGGAGGCAGCTCCGAGGTGAGGGCCCTGCCTACCCACTTCCTGATCCTGGGCCCTGTGTTCCCATCTCAACCCTCTCTTCCCAGACCCTGCACGGCTGGACTTCCTAAACTCCTGACCCTCTCACATTCCCTAAATCCTAACTCCCAGACCAGTTCCAAATCACCCATGCAGGAGGAACTCATCTTTTACCCCAAGACCACAGTCATAGACCTTAAACTGCCAAAGGTGAAGCTCAGGAGGCTTCTAGTCCATTTACTGTCTATGCAGGAATCCCTgcaggggagaaggggaagatcATCTTGGAACACTTCCAGTGATGTAGAACTCACTACCTATCTGTCCTCCAAATCATAGACTCTCAGAGACAAAAGGGATTAGCAGttggtagcccagtggatagagtaatggacctggagtcaggaaatcctgaaGTCAAATATGGTcacagacacgtcctagctgtgtgaccctaggcaagtcatttaacctcagttggcctcagtttcctcaactaaaaaatgagaataataatagcacctacctcagaggatagttgtgaagatcaaatgagaaaatatctctaaaagcacttagcacaataacCTTAGCCtagtaggtgctatagaaatattTACTCAATTCTCTTCCCATCTCATCCAACTCACACCAGAATAGGAATCCCCTCACCAGCAGCCCAGCAAGTGGCCACCTAGCCTTTGTTTAAAGTCCTCTAACAATGAGGAACTCATTACAGGGCTGTCCCAAATAGTTATTAATCCTCTGAACAGCCTtgtgagacagagatggaagagaccagAAAATGTCATGTCAGAACTGGAGAGGCCTGAAAATGGAAAATGTCTGAGCTAGAAGAGAGTTCAGATGCCATCTCCAacattagctgggtgaccttcaTCAATCGTTTGACTTCCCTTGGCCTCGGGTTCCTCATCTACAAGAGGACCAAACACGGGAGCTCCTGAGGTCCCTTTGAGCTCTAGATCCGTGAGCATTTGAGTGCCTAGCAGACTGGTAATATGTGCAAAAATAGACAAGAACCcaggcctccctccctcccaaaacaaacattctaacagaggagagagatgggTATTAGAATACCTGGTCCAAATAAGAATGAGCTGAGGGTTGAGGAAAATGGAACAGATCCAGATGATGCTGTAACAAATTTGAGGGGAGGGAAATGCATTTCTCTGTGGGGAGGAGCATGTTAGGGAAAGGTTCTTGGAGAGGATGCTATCTGACCTGGAACTTTAAGGAAGAGACCTCAACAGCTATCTGGATCATGAGAAAGCACACGGAAAGAGTGGTAGGAAAGAAGGCAAGCAAGGTAGGGTTGTGACCCTTATTGTGGAGGGCTCTCCACTGCCAGTATTGAGGCTGTGGGCACCAGGAAcccctgaagatttttgagtCAGGAAGCCACAGGATCAAAACAGGAACTAGATGAGGCAGTTCCAATGGAGAGGAAGgattaaggggcagctggatgcAGGAAAATGGCTTCTGTTACAGAAGTCCAAACAAGAGGCAAAGAGGGCCTTTGCCTTCTAGGATGATGACCAGGTAATCGGAGACAAGGGGCTAAATGCAAGTGATATTAGTGTGGTAGGATGGTAATGATGATCGCATATGAGAAGTCAAGGAAGAGGAAGGTGCCTAGGATGGCCCCAAGGTTTTTGCCCTGGAGAATGGGAGAATGGGGTGCCCTTAAGAAAAAAAGTATCACAGACACccaaagttggaaaggacttccAAAGAACACTTAATTCAACATATACTTAAGAAAGGATTGCTTCTGCAACACCCCTGATACAGGAGCCATTGGGCAACTGCCATCCCTCCTTGTGACTCTAGCAGTCTGTGATTCTAGGGCAAACtagctatattctttttttttgtatcccatCAATCaagcattaaatatttattgattaggaTCATGGAATAACAGTCTCAGAGCTACTGGGAACCTCAGAGGACATCAGATCTCCCCTATAGCTGAACAGGAATCCCTCTGTCCACATCCAGCCAGTGCCTACCTAAATCCTGGTGCTGTCAAGGTGGGATGCTCTGCACCCAGAAAGGCACTTAATATAGTTTTATCAAGATAATGGCAATCTACTCTTCACTTGAAGACCAACATTGATGGGCTACTTGCTTCCTCAGGCATCCTGGTCCCTCTGCTTCTTAGGAAAGGGATCCTTGTGGCAAGTTCAAATTAGATCCCCAAACCCTAGACCACACACCTCTGACCCCAGGAAGCCAGTGGATTTAATTCAGGGAGTGTCCAATGGGATCCACACTGGAAGAGAAATATACCCCATTCTCTCTAAAAGCTACAAGGATACTTGCCAGGAGTCCTTTCTCTGGACCTTAAACATAGAGTGCTAGTAGAGCCTTGGAATACGGTTCCATATTCCTGAAGTGGAAAGAGCCGCAGAATATAAAATGTCAGGACTGTGAGGAATggcagaacagaaaaaaaaaatactgggagACTGCTTAGAACATCAGACCTTGGAGGAATCTGAGGGGGCGAGGGGGAGGAGAATAACCCCCCAGCAATTCATGTAATAGTAACAGAATACTCCAAGGATCTGGCATTTCACTCAGCTGGCTGGGACTCTctatttatatagccctttaagctttgcaaaggactttacaaaCATGATCCTGACAACTCTATGGagcagtaggtgctattattatccccattttacagatgaggaaatcgaggcaggcagaggtgaagtgacttgcccaggggccatatagctaagaaatgtctaaggttggatttgaatgtACCACCCAAATGCCTagaaggttaagggacttgtgtaaggtcatacagctggtctGGGTCCCTGGTAAGGCAGGTGGTTCAGACTCTAAGGGGTTCTCTACTTGCTATGATAACTAGGATTTGTAAGATACAATATACACTTTTCCTTATTTGattcttagaacagagaatgtcagagctgggagagagcttagaacagacaGTGGCCGACCTTGCAAGccccttagaacataaaatgccAGGATCTTTAGAACATCAAACGTCAGAACTGGGGAGAGGGGGACCCAGACTATAGAAGGGCAGAGCtggaagagtccttagaacaAGGGGGAGgtctgggagagagcttagaacagagacctGCCAGATCTGGGGTGTCctggagctggaaggacccttcCACATCGATTGTCCAAGACCACGCCGCAGCAATAAGTCTGAGCCATTCACTGCAGATTGCTGGCTCCCATGCGTGGTTACTAGGGCCGGGAGCCCACGTCCCCTCTACCCAGGCGATCCTCGAAGGCTCGGACCCCAGTGCCTCAGGCCCTAGAGCAAACCGTCTCCCACTCATTGAGCCCCAGCCCCTGTTGGCCCCTCCCCTTGCCGAGCCCCTGCTGATGTCTGTCTGTGTTGTGCCCGTGTCGTCCCCGTGTTGAAGTGTGTTTGTGTCCGCCCTGCCCCTCCTCCCTCAGACGGCTTCACCTCCGAGGGCGAGATCCTGGAGATCTCGGACATCAGGCGAAGCCAGGCGGGGGACTACGAGTGCGTGACCCACAATGGCGTAGCGTCGGCCCCCGACAGCCGCCGCGTGCCAGTCACCGTCAACTGTGAGCCCCTCGTCGACCTGGTCCCGGGAAAGGAAGGGCTAGGGGAGGGGCCTGACGGCCGGACTCCTGGGTCTCTGAAGGCTCGGGGTTGAGGGAGGAACACCTGGGCCCCTGAGCTGGCAAGTCTGGGGCTCCCCGGGGCTGAGGGCACCTAGGTTGGCAGTGGGGAGGGGgcgaagtcaggaaggctcatccgGTTCTGTCCCCTTCCCTCCGGCAGACCCTCCGACCATCACCGA from Monodelphis domestica isolate mMonDom1 chromosome 4, mMonDom1.pri, whole genome shotgun sequence includes these protein-coding regions:
- the IGLON5 gene encoding igLON family member 5 isoform X1 → MPPPAPRARLRLLAAAALAGLAVISRGLLSQSLEFSSLADNYTVCEGDNATLSCSIDEHVTRVAWLNRSNILYAGNDRWTSDPRVRLLTNSPAEFSILITRVGLGDEGLYTCSFQTRQQPHTAQVYLIVHVPARIVNISSAVTVNEGGNVNLLCLAVGRPEPTVTWRQLRDGFTSEGEILEISDIRRSQAGDYECVTHNGVASAPDSRRVPVTVNYPPTITDVTSARTAVGRTALLRCEAMAVPPADFQWFKDDKQLGGGAAEGLKVQTERTRSMLLFANVSGRHYGNYTCRAANRLGAASASMRLLRPGSLENAASRPPGPLALLSALGWLWWGGM
- the IGLON5 gene encoding igLON family member 5 isoform X2, whose amino-acid sequence is MPPPAPRARLRLLAAAALAGLAVISRGLLSQSLEFSSLADNYTVCEGDNATLSCSIDEHVTRVAWLNRSNILYAGNDRWTSDPRVRLLTNSPAEFSILITRVGLGDEGLYTCSFQTRQQPHTAQVYLIVHVPARIVNISSAVTVNEGGNVNLLCLAVGRPEPTVTWRQLRDPPTITDVTSARTAVGRTALLRCEAMAVPPADFQWFKDDKQLGGGAAEGLKVQTERTRSMLLFANVSGRHYGNYTCRAANRLGAASASMRLLRPGSLENAASRPPGPLALLSALGWLWWGGM